A single Syngnathus acus chromosome 8, fSynAcu1.2, whole genome shotgun sequence DNA region contains:
- the nfil3-6 gene encoding nuclear factor, interleukin 3 regulated, member 6 has protein sequence MFEEVSQEMRVQQGVAMLHPLESSAEAEKVPRAFADDTMSVLTSSNLLARSLLGRTTAVKRKESPSSSIRRKREFIPLEKKDEGYWDKRKKNNEAAKRSREKRRVNDMVLESRVLALLEENARLRAELLALKFRFGLVKDPSNAAILPLSAAPPHTPPSVTPHYYLLNSSSHINNQTSQPSGRGSRDGGNLSEDSGFSTPGSSSVGSPVYFEDRLSDQERSSPHRAEEMNLDLYHSADVHHRVDQAESMKNLPHKLRFKTPSNCEAGDAASDPSGTRRSPAPPAVEGPRDTPKGQELIRGETGERHSSPWLPLQNNGGRKGRQSPQHAAPNFNLQPPSQGHTEVKYQHENNFLKTQLSSLSMEVAQLKRLFTEQLMSNAT, from the coding sequence ATGTTTGAGGAGGTATCCCAGGAGATGAGGGTGCAGCAGGGTGTAGCTATGCTCCACCCATTGGAGTCCTCAGCAGAAGCAGAGAAAGTACCTCGAGCCTTCGCAGATGATACCATGTCCGTCCTGACCTCCAGCAACCTGCTGGCCCGCTCCCTGCTGGGCCGTACCACCGCCGTAAAGCGCAAAGAAAGTCCCTCATCCAGCATCAGACGCAAGCGTGAGTTCATCCCGCTTGAAAAGAAAGACGAAGGCTACTGGGACAAAAGGAAGAAGAACAACGAGGCGGCCAAGCGTTCGCGGGAAAAGCGACGGGTGAACGACATGGTCTTGGAGAGTCGCGTGCTGGCCCTGCTGGAGGAGAACGCTCGGCTCAGGGCCGAGCTGTTGGCTCTCAAGTTCCGATTTGGTTTGGTGAAAGATCCGTCCAATGCGGCCATCTTGCCTCTTTCCGCGGCGCCTCCGCACACCCCTCCCAGTGTGACTCCCCACTATTATCTCCTCAACTCCTCATCACACATCAACAACCAGACAAGTCAGCCGAGCGGACGAGGCTCCAGAGACGGTGGCAACCTGTCGGAAGATTCTGGCTTTTCAACTCCAGGTAGCTCAAGTGTTGGAAGCCCAGTCTACTTCGAAGACCGGCTCAGTGACCAGGAAAGATCTTCACCACACAGAGCAGAGGAGATGAACTTGGACCTCTACCACTCTGCTGATGTCCACCACAGGGTGGACCAAGCCGAGTCTATGAAGAACCTCCCGCATAAGCTACGTTTCAAGACACCCAGCAACTGTGAGGCAGGCGATGCGGCAAGCGATCCCAGCGGCACTCGACGCAGCCCAGCACCTCCCGCCGTAGAAGGTCCGCGTGATACCCCCAAAGGCCAAGAACTAATTAGGGGCGAAACAGGAGAGCGGCACTCGAGCCCGTGGCTTCCTCTGCAGAACAACGGGGGCAGGAAGGGGAGACAGTCACCTCAGCATGCCGCCCCAAACTTCAACCTGCAGCCTCCTTCTCAAGGACACACAGAGGTCAAGTACCAGCATGAGAACAACTTCCTGAAGACTCAACTGAGCTCTTTGAGCATGGAGGTGGCTCAACTTAAAAGACTTTTCACAGAGCAGCTCATGTCCAACGCTACCTAA